A single window of Polaribacter sp. SA4-10 DNA harbors:
- a CDS encoding DUF2452 domain-containing protein, with amino-acid sequence MIKEKKPDNVVYNTETQKYDAYLKPYATSVGAPVITTTDTIAWKNRSVNKLNHKVQTKFKEIKEQYEQLMQEFEDNKLIHNAKFTFEPIIGQHYHLYLRENGDHFLSIIAPNECRFNALGSFYLNADQIWEKVV; translated from the coding sequence ATGATCAAAGAAAAGAAACCTGATAATGTTGTTTATAATACGGAGACTCAAAAATATGATGCGTATTTAAAACCCTATGCAACAAGTGTTGGCGCTCCTGTTATTACCACTACAGATACTATTGCTTGGAAAAACAGAAGTGTTAATAAATTGAATCATAAAGTTCAAACGAAGTTTAAAGAAATCAAAGAACAATATGAGCAGTTAATGCAGGAGTTTGAGGATAATAAATTAATACACAACGCAAAATTCACTTTTGAACCTATAATAGGTCAACATTATCATTTATATCTTCGTGAGAATGGTGATCATTTTTTATCTATTATCGCACCAAACGAATGTCGTTTTAATGCACTCGGAAGTTTCTATTTAAACGCAGATCAAATATGGGAAAAAGTAGTTTAG
- a CDS encoding BspA family leucine-rich repeat surface protein: protein MRTPILVLLLFSSILIKAQTPIDDTNFQQAINICLSTNPADGMCSDSEYGAMPDWNVSSVTTMRDAFNDRSSFNGDISNWNVSSVTNMFGMFFKASAFNQDISTWDVSSVTNIGAMFYQALSFNQDIGSWDVSSAITMFYMFNAALSFNQDIGSWDVRTVINMTYMFYQALEFNQDISSWDVTSVTVMNAMFDDSGLSTTNYDVLLNGWSQQTVQQNIAFGAAGVAYCNGQDARQKLIDTYGWTFTDGGLDCTSLGLEDQNRIAISIYPNPVKDKLFIQGVSNPAKVSIYNVLGKLVLSKTTSSEVDLEGLQSGVYIIKIMDQQKETTRKFIKN from the coding sequence ATGAGAACCCCCATTCTAGTTTTATTATTATTCTCGTCGATTTTAATAAAAGCACAAACCCCCATAGACGATACCAACTTCCAACAAGCTATAAATATTTGTTTATCTACAAATCCAGCCGATGGAATGTGTAGTGATAGTGAATACGGTGCAATGCCAGATTGGAATGTAAGTAGTGTAACTACTATGCGAGACGCTTTTAATGATAGATCATCTTTCAATGGAGATATTTCAAATTGGAATGTGAGTAGTGTAACTAATATGTTTGGTATGTTTTTCAAAGCATCTGCATTTAACCAAGATATTAGTACTTGGGATGTGAGTAGTGTTACTAATATTGGTGCTATGTTTTATCAAGCACTCTCATTTAATCAAGATATAGGTTCTTGGGACGTGAGTAGTGCTATTACAATGTTCTATATGTTTAATGCAGCACTCTCATTTAATCAAGATATAGGTTCTTGGGATGTGCGTACTGTTATTAATATGACGTATATGTTTTATCAAGCATTGGAATTTAATCAGGATATTAGTTCCTGGGATGTGACTTCTGTTACTGTTATGAATGCTATGTTTGATGACTCTGGTCTCTCTACAACTAATTATGATGTGCTTTTAAATGGATGGTCTCAACAAACCGTTCAACAAAATATAGCATTTGGTGCAGCTGGTGTTGCATACTGCAATGGACAAGACGCAAGACAGAAATTGATAGATACTTATGGATGGACATTTACAGATGGTGGTTTAGACTGCACTTCACTTGGTTTAGAAGACCAAAACCGAATCGCTATTTCAATATATCCAAACCCAGTAAAAGACAAACTATTTATTCAAGGAGTATCAAACCCAGCAAAAGTTTCAATCTACAATGTGTTAGGTAAATTAGTCCTCTCTAAAACAACTTCAAGTGAAGTAGATTTAGAGGGATTACAAAGTGGTGTTTATATTATAAAAATTATGGACCAACAAAAGGAAACAACCCGCAAGTTTATTAAGAACTAA
- a CDS encoding Lacal_2735 family protein, producing MFGLFKKKSEKDKLYEKYQKLTKEAHSLSTTNRKLSDKKVYEAEEVMKEFEKLK from the coding sequence ATGTTCGGATTATTTAAAAAGAAATCAGAAAAAGACAAGTTGTACGAGAAATATCAAAAGCTAACCAAAGAAGCACATAGCCTTTCTACAACCAATAGAAAACTAAGTGATAAAAAGGTTTATGAAGCTGAAGAGGTTATGAAAGAATTTGAGAAGCTAAAGTAA
- a CDS encoding TIGR03643 family protein, which translates to MGKSSLEIIQENSFTERQLDRIIEMAWEDRTPFEAIKFQFAIPEKEVIKLMRGNLKEASFKRWRKRVNSGVSTKHLAKRSQDITRFKCTRQRAISGNKISKR; encoded by the coding sequence ATGGGAAAAAGTAGTTTAGAAATTATACAAGAAAATAGCTTTACAGAAAGACAATTAGACCGCATTATAGAAATGGCTTGGGAAGACAGAACCCCTTTTGAAGCGATAAAATTTCAGTTTGCTATTCCAGAAAAAGAGGTGATTAAGTTAATGCGTGGTAATCTAAAAGAGGCTAGTTTTAAACGTTGGAGAAAACGTGTAAATAGTGGTGTAAGCACAAAACATTTAGCAAAACGAAGCCAAGATATTACTCGTTTTAAATGCACAAGACAACGCGCTATTTCTGGTAATAAAATTAGCAAACGTTAA
- a CDS encoding FAD-binding domain-containing protein yields the protein MYFPTEFDEILDRIATIDPVGYGKSRNYIDGAVSYLSPYISRGVISTKFVYQELLKRNFHPSTILKFIQELAWRDYWQQVWIAKGDAINQDIKHTQTPVVTNGISRNLANANTGIIAIDNSIEQFYKTGYLHNHLRMYMASIACNIGQNHWKHPAKWMYYHLLDADWASNALSWQWVAGANSNKKYYANQENINTFCYSDQTGTFLDVSYDDFENLTIPTVLLPSETLELKTPLPAPKPIRINKELPTLIYNFYNLDPNWKKEQTANRVLLLAPSHFEDYPVSQNTINFIIGLSKNIENIQLFVGEFDALKTTYDLESIYYKEHPLNKHYQGIETQRDWLFSVKGYSPSFFSFWKKCKKEITF from the coding sequence ATGTATTTTCCAACAGAATTTGATGAGATATTAGATAGAATAGCAACTATAGACCCTGTTGGTTATGGCAAATCTAGAAATTATATAGATGGTGCTGTAAGTTACTTATCGCCGTATATTTCTCGTGGTGTTATTTCTACAAAATTTGTTTACCAAGAATTATTAAAACGTAATTTTCATCCAAGTACTATCTTAAAATTTATTCAAGAGCTCGCGTGGCGAGATTATTGGCAACAGGTTTGGATTGCTAAAGGAGATGCTATAAATCAAGATATAAAACATACTCAAACTCCAGTTGTAACCAACGGAATTTCCAGAAATTTAGCAAATGCGAATACGGGTATTATAGCCATAGACAATAGCATTGAACAGTTTTACAAAACAGGCTACCTTCATAATCATTTAAGAATGTACATGGCTTCTATTGCTTGTAACATTGGTCAAAATCACTGGAAACATCCAGCAAAATGGATGTACTATCATTTATTAGATGCAGATTGGGCTAGCAATGCGTTAAGCTGGCAATGGGTTGCAGGAGCAAATAGCAATAAAAAGTATTATGCAAATCAAGAAAACATTAATACCTTTTGTTATAGTGACCAAACGGGCACTTTTTTAGATGTATCTTATGATGATTTTGAAAACTTAACAATACCTACTGTATTGTTACCTTCAGAAACATTAGAATTAAAAACGCCGCTTCCAGCACCAAAACCGATACGTATAAATAAAGAGCTACCTACGCTTATTTATAATTTCTACAACTTAGACCCAAATTGGAAAAAAGAACAAACAGCAAATCGCGTTCTTTTATTAGCCCCTTCGCATTTTGAAGACTATCCAGTATCTCAAAACACGATTAATTTTATAATTGGTCTTTCAAAAAATATAGAAAATATCCAACTATTTGTGGGAGAATTCGATGCGCTTAAAACCACCTATGATTTAGAAAGTATCTATTACAAAGAACATCCTTTAAACAAACATTACCAAGGTATTGAGACGCAAAGAGATTGGCTATTTTCTGTAAAAGGCTACTCCCCTTCTTTCTTTTCTTTTTGGAAAAAGTGTAAAAAGGAAATTACATTTTGA
- a CDS encoding BspA family leucine-rich repeat surface protein, protein MRTPILVLLLFTSLLIKAQTPISDDNFQQAINTCLSTNPEDGMCSDSEYGAMPDWDVSNVNTMHEAFAFKNDFNGDISNWDVSSVTNMSGMFYWAEKFSGDISNWDVSSVSNMEHAFQYALNFNGDVSNWDVSSVSNMEHAFSYTLNFDGDVSRWDVSSVANMIHMFMHSDLSTDNYDKLLNKWSTLSLQTGVTLGASGINYCNSTAARQSIISTYGWTINDEGFDCTNASTAINNTNFQQAINTCLTTNPADGMCSTSEYGAMPDWDVSAVTDMSEAFLGRSNFNGDISNWDVSNVTHMRSMFNNSALSTANYDKLLNGWSKLILKYGVTFSGGNSKYCAGSDARAAIKNDFGWTISDGGILNPPTLTAVEEDINENLDIDCNFTIVDYTSLTTSSGDCGTITVTQDPIVGNVINGHGTTQLVTLTASDLNGNSDSTTFNVTLVDNSAPTIVAKNIDVYLDGSGNGTIVAADIDGGSTDNCGIVALSASQTAFSCSDLNPIVANDIIITGVYDGPLPGGLPKGVELYVVNNIPDLAQYGLGSANNGGGTDDQEFTFPPGAATAGQFIHVASESSEFNNFFGFTPDYTTGAVTINGDDAIELFFTGSVIDVFGDINVDGNGQPWEYLDGWAYRNNTIASDRTTFQLGNWSFSGTNALDGETTNASAHTPVPVGSFVYSPSPSGTAPVSVTLTVTDANGNSATAIATVTVVDNINPTIATLTAISVNADTGVCTYASSQLIKPTADDNCSVASVVASPTSLVLGENTVTWTVTDGAGLTETSEQTVTVTQKPAINTVSPNNGKSGDIVTINGTNFGGSSLPTVTIGGVFMAVNSATETSIEVTLPADTCGGAITVTNSCGVTSGSIPYEYTSPTINAVSPNNGKSGDTVTINGTGFSDSSLPTVTIGGVSMAVNSATETSIEVTLPPNTCGGAIAVINSCGVTSNTKLYVYTPTTYTYNNGWSPSGDPTGIAVLCDNIIIAAGDATLASNTNFNTLTVAPGTSLTVAAGVRITSSTSITLESTSTSYSSLLLNGTIDGTVYYKRFVNSYTNDAVNNDNDLVSAPLTGESFGSFAAANANLLASGSLRAFAPFDKTTGSYTNYDTSINSGSSITAGTGYRIATNDGATVTFTGEVQTGEVAVDIQDAGPNYAAWNLIGNPYPSYVSASDFLNHEVATGVTNLSLLENASGIYGYDGDGTDGWDIITLANVGSRLLAPGQGFFVAADANYVEDYNLLFTPSMRRMGNNDDFISGRSANTLLFLKLKASTTDTSYKTAFYFNDNASKGLDAGYDAVIMGGYAPYFALYSHLVEENTGVPIALQALGSSDVSNITIPIGVNAKADVPLTFSISESNLPAGVAVYLEDALYNTTTLLTSSNYIVTPENNLKGTGRFFLKITGTTLSTDLTTKDYLQIYTVKSLKQIVIKGLLQGATSVTVYDMKGLLVKRQNLDASRTSNTIDVSTISDGVYVVKLENNQLLKTQKVIIK, encoded by the coding sequence ATGAGAACCCCCATTCTAGTTTTATTATTATTCACATCACTTTTAATAAAAGCACAAACACCCATAAGCGATGATAACTTCCAACAAGCTATAAATACGTGTTTATCTACAAATCCAGAAGATGGAATGTGTAGCGATAGTGAATACGGAGCGATGCCAGATTGGGATGTAAGTAACGTAAATACTATGCATGAAGCTTTTGCTTTTAAAAACGATTTCAATGGAGATATTTCAAATTGGGATGTGAGTAGTGTTACTAATATGTCTGGGATGTTTTATTGGGCTGAGAAGTTTAGTGGGGATATAAGTAATTGGGATGTAAGTAGTGTTTCTAATATGGAGCATGCGTTTCAATATGCTTTAAATTTTAATGGAGATGTAAGTAATTGGGATGTAAGTAGTGTTTCTAATATGGAGCATGCGTTTTCATATACTTTAAATTTTGATGGGGATGTAAGTCGTTGGGATGTGAGTAGTGTTGCTAATATGATACATATGTTTATGCATAGTGATTTGTCTACAGATAACTATGATAAACTTTTAAATAAATGGTCAACACTAAGTTTACAAACAGGTGTAACTCTTGGAGCGTCAGGTATTAATTATTGTAACAGCACAGCTGCAAGACAAAGCATTATAAGTACGTATGGTTGGACAATTAATGATGAAGGTTTTGATTGTACAAACGCTTCAACAGCCATAAACAATACAAACTTCCAACAAGCTATAAATACGTGCTTAACAACAAATCCAGCCGATGGAATGTGTAGTACTAGTGAATACGGAGCGATGCCAGATTGGGATGTAAGTGCTGTAACTGATATGTCAGAAGCTTTTCTTGGAAGATCAAATTTTAATGGAGATATTTCAAATTGGGATGTGAGTAATGTTACTCATATGAGAAGTATGTTTAATAATTCTGCTTTGTCTACAGCTAATTATGATAAACTTTTAAATGGTTGGAGCAAGTTAATATTGAAGTATGGAGTTACTTTTAGTGGTGGTAATAGCAAATACTGTGCTGGCTCAGATGCAAGAGCAGCCATAAAGAATGATTTTGGATGGACTATTAGTGATGGTGGTATTTTAAATCCGCCAACATTAACAGCTGTAGAAGAAGATATTAATGAAAACCTGGATATCGACTGTAATTTCACCATTGTTGATTATACAAGTTTAACAACTTCCTCTGGTGATTGCGGAACTATTACAGTAACACAAGACCCTATTGTAGGCAATGTAATTAACGGTCACGGAACAACTCAACTCGTTACATTAACTGCATCCGATCTCAATGGAAATTCTGATAGTACCACTTTTAATGTCACCTTGGTAGATAATAGTGCGCCAACAATTGTTGCCAAAAATATTGATGTTTACTTAGACGGATCAGGTAACGGAACAATCGTAGCGGCGGATATCGACGGAGGTTCAACTGATAATTGTGGTATTGTTGCTTTAAGTGCATCGCAAACCGCATTCTCTTGTTCAGATCTTAATCCAATAGTAGCAAATGATATAATCATTACAGGTGTTTACGATGGACCACTTCCAGGTGGGTTACCAAAGGGAGTTGAATTATACGTAGTAAACAACATCCCTGATTTGGCTCAATATGGATTAGGCTCTGCAAACAATGGCGGCGGAACAGATGACCAAGAATTTACATTTCCTCCAGGTGCAGCAACAGCAGGACAGTTTATTCATGTTGCTTCAGAATCATCAGAATTTAATAACTTCTTTGGATTTACACCAGATTATACAACGGGTGCGGTGACCATAAATGGTGATGATGCTATAGAACTTTTCTTTACAGGATCTGTAATTGATGTTTTTGGAGATATTAATGTAGACGGAAATGGTCAACCATGGGAATATCTAGATGGTTGGGCTTATAGAAATAACACCATTGCATCTGATAGAACGACTTTCCAATTAGGAAACTGGTCTTTTTCAGGAACGAACGCTTTGGATGGAGAAACTACAAATGCTTCTGCTCATACACCTGTTCCGGTTGGGTCATTTGTATATTCACCTTCACCTTCAGGTACCGCTCCCGTTTCAGTTACACTTACTGTAACCGATGCAAATGGTAACAGTGCAACTGCTATTGCAACTGTGACTGTTGTAGACAATATAAATCCAACGATTGCAACCTTAACAGCTATAAGCGTAAATGCAGATACAGGTGTTTGTACCTATGCAAGTTCACAATTAATAAAACCAACAGCAGATGATAATTGTAGTGTGGCAAGTGTGGTAGCTTCACCTACAAGTTTAGTTTTAGGGGAGAATACAGTAACTTGGACAGTAACAGACGGTGCTGGGTTAACAGAAACTTCTGAACAAACAGTTACAGTAACACAAAAACCAGCAATTAATACCGTGTCACCTAACAATGGAAAATCTGGTGATATAGTTACAATAAACGGTACTAATTTTGGAGGCTCATCTTTACCTACAGTAACTATAGGAGGTGTGTTTATGGCGGTTAATAGTGCAACCGAAACAAGTATTGAAGTGACATTACCAGCGGATACATGTGGTGGTGCTATTACAGTGACCAATAGTTGCGGAGTTACTTCAGGTAGTATTCCTTATGAATATACCTCACCAACTATTAATGCTGTTTCCCCTAACAATGGAAAATCTGGTGATACCGTTACAATAAACGGTACTGGTTTTAGTGACTCATCTTTACCTACAGTAACTATAGGAGGTGTTTCTATGGCGGTTAATAGTGCAACCGAAACAAGTATTGAAGTGACATTACCACCTAATACATGTGGTGGTGCTATTGCAGTAATTAATAGTTGCGGAGTTACTTCAAATACTAAGCTTTATGTATATACCCCTACCACCTACACTTATAACAACGGTTGGTCGCCATCAGGCGACCCCACAGGTATTGCAGTGTTATGTGACAACATTATTATAGCAGCAGGCGATGCTACCTTAGCAAGCAACACCAATTTTAATACTTTAACAGTGGCACCAGGAACCTCTTTAACAGTAGCTGCAGGAGTAAGAATAACGTCTTCTACATCTATTACTTTAGAGTCTACTTCTACAAGTTATTCAAGTTTACTACTAAATGGTACTATAGACGGTACGGTATACTACAAACGCTTTGTAAATTCATATACCAATGATGCAGTTAATAATGATAACGATCTTGTTAGTGCGCCTTTAACAGGAGAAAGTTTTGGTAGTTTTGCAGCAGCTAATGCTAATCTTTTAGCCTCTGGTAGCCTGCGCGCCTTTGCACCTTTTGATAAGACTACAGGAAGCTATACAAATTATGACACTTCCATTAATAGTGGTAGTAGTATTACAGCAGGTACAGGGTATCGTATTGCTACAAATGATGGTGCTACGGTTACCTTTACAGGAGAAGTACAAACAGGAGAAGTAGCTGTTGATATACAAGATGCTGGCCCTAATTATGCAGCTTGGAACCTTATAGGGAATCCTTACCCGTCTTATGTAAGTGCATCTGATTTTTTAAATCATGAAGTTGCAACAGGTGTTACAAATTTATCGCTACTAGAAAACGCATCTGGTATTTACGGCTATGATGGTGATGGTACTGATGGTTGGGATATTATTACATTAGCTAATGTTGGGTCTCGTTTATTAGCCCCAGGACAAGGCTTTTTTGTTGCCGCAGATGCCAATTATGTTGAAGATTATAACTTATTATTTACACCTTCTATGAGAAGAATGGGTAATAATGATGATTTTATATCAGGGCGTTCTGCCAATACACTGCTGTTTTTAAAACTGAAGGCCAGTACAACGGATACTAGTTATAAAACAGCATTTTATTTTAATGACAATGCTAGTAAAGGATTAGACGCAGGTTATGATGCGGTAATTATGGGAGGGTATGCACCATACTTTGCTTTGTACTCTCATTTGGTTGAAGAAAATACCGGTGTACCAATAGCCTTACAAGCTTTAGGTAGTAGCGATGTATCTAATATTACCATTCCTATTGGCGTAAACGCCAAGGCAGATGTACCCTTAACCTTTAGTATTAGTGAATCTAATTTACCAGCAGGCGTAGCTGTTTACCTTGAAGATGCTTTATACAATACAACAACATTATTAACTAGTTCAAATTATATAGTAACTCCAGAAAACAACCTAAAAGGCACAGGACGTTTCTTTTTAAAGATTACAGGTACAACTTTATCTACAGATTTAACAACCAAAGATTATTTGCAGATATACACCGTAAAATCATTAAAACAAATTGTTATAAAAGGTTTGTTACAAGGTGCTACTAGCGTCACTGTATATGATATGAAAGGTCTTTTAGTAAAACGTCAAAACCTAGATGCATCACGCACATCTAATACCATAGATGTTAGTACTATTAGTGATGGTGTATATGTAGTAAAATTGGAGAATAATCAGCTCTTAAAAACTCAAAAAGTAATTATTAAGTAA